The genomic region GGTCGCCAAGCACGCCGTCACCGACATCACCTTCGACGTGGCCCCGGGCGAACTCCTCGCCCTGCTCGGCCCGAACGGCGCCGGCAAGTCCACCACCATCAAGATGCTGACCGGCATCCTCACGCCCACGTCCGGCGAGGCCCGGGTCGCGGGCGTGGTGCCGTACCGGGAGCGCGAGCGCAATGCCCGCAACGTCGGCGCGGTGTTCGGGCAGCGCACCCAGCTGTGGTGGGACCTGCCGGTGCGCGAGTCGTTCGCGATCCTGCGGGACATCTACGAGGTGCCCAAGGCCGAACACGCCGCCCGGCTGAAGGAGTTCGACGAGATCCTGGACCTGTCGTCCTTCTGGGACACCCGGGTCCGCCACCTCTCCCTGGGCCAGCGGGTGCGCAGCGATCTGGCCGCCGCCCTGCTGCACGACCCGCCGGTGGTGTTCCTGGACGAGCCGACCATCGGCATGGACGTGGTGGTCAAGGAGCAGGTGCGGGAGTTCCTGCGCCACCAGGTCGAGCAGCGCGGCCGTACGGTGCTGCTGACCACGCACGACATGACGGAGGTCGAGCGGCTCGCCGAGCGGGTGGTGCTGGTCAACCACGGCCGGCTGGTCCTGGACGGGACGCTGGACGAGATCCGCCGGAAGTTCGGCTCGACCTGGCAGGTGCGGGCCACGCTCGCCGACCCGCACGCCGAGGTCGTACCGCCGCCCGGCATCACGCTGCTGCGGCGGGGTGGCGCGCAGGTCGTCTTCGGCCCCGACGGGGCGGACGCGCCCACCGTCCAGCAGGCGTTGAAGGCCGTGATCGAGCGGTTCGAGGTCACGGACATCGCCCTGGACGAGGCGGACCTGGAGGACGTCATGCGGGCCGCGTACGCGCATGCCGGGGAGGTCTGACATGGCCGTGCTGCACGCCTGGCGCGCCGCCCGGGTCACCCCGCTCGGCGAGCTGAGCGCCCCGCCCCGGATGACCGCCGTCGCGCTCCGGCTGGCCGTTCAGGTGGTGCTGGTCTGGTCGCTGTGGCGCGGCCTGTACGCGCAGACCGGCACCACCGCCGGGCTGAGCCGCGACCAGGCGGTGACCTACGCCGTGCTGGCCGTCCTGGCGTCCCGGCTGCGGGAGCTGGACCAGTACGCGGGCCGGGACACGGTCCTCCAGCACATGCACTTCGGCACGATCGTCTACTGGTACCTGCGGCCACTGCCGCCGCAGCGCTACTACGCCGTGCGGGCCGCCGGCGAGCAGCTGTACGGACTCGCGTGGGCGCTGACGGGTTACCTGATCTGCCTGGCCGCGGGGGTGGTCGAGCCGCCCCGCTCGGCCTCGGTGGCCGGGGTGTTCGTGGTGAGCATGCTGCTCGGCCAGTGGGTCCTGTACTACGTCATGCTCGTGCTCGACCAGTTGTGCTTCTGGACGGTCCGCAACACCGCCGCGATGCTCATCCTGCTGTTCGCGCAGAACCTGCTGTCCGGGGTGTACGCGCCGCTGTGGTTCTTCCCGGACTGGTTCGTGACGATGAGCGCCTTCCTGCCCTTCCAGGCCACGCTGAGCGTGCCGCTGTCGCTGTACGTGGGGCGGATCCCCCTGTCCGACGCGGCCTTCCAGCTGTCCGTGCAGGTGGTGTGGGTGGTGGTGCTGGCGCTGTTCACCCGGCTGCTGTGGCGGCGGGCCGCCCGGCGCGTGATCTCGCAGGGAGGCTGAGATGTCGGTGAAGGCTCTGCGGATCGTGTGGCGCGTCACGGCGCTCAACTTCCGCGCGCAGATGGAGTACCGCACCGAGTTCCTGCTGATGATCGCCATCGGGGCGATCTGGCAGGTGTCGGTGATCGTGTTCGCCACGGTGCTGTTGTCCCGGTTCGCCGGGATGGGCGGCTGGGACAGCTCGGACGTGCTGCTGATCCCGGCGACCCGCATGCTGGCGCACGGTCTGTTCGTGCTGTTCCTCGGGCGGATGCACTGGGCCGGCCGGCAGATCCAGGAAGGCCGGGTCGACATCTACCTGATGCGCCCGATGCCGGTCCACCGGCAGATCCAGCTGGCCTTCTTCCCCACCAACGCCATCGGGGACCTGACGGTCGCGGCGGGTCTGATGGTCGGGGCGCTGTCCCGCAGCGACCTGGACTGGACGGCGGGCCGGATCACGTACCTGGTCGCGGCCGTGCTGGGCGGCATGCTGCTGGAGGCGGCCCTGTTCACGGTCGTGGCGAGCGCGTCCCTGCGGTTCCCGGCCGCCGACATGTGGGGCCGCTGGCTGGAGGAACTCCTCGGCACGTTCGGCAGCTACCCGCTGAACGTCCTCCCCAAGGCGGTGGGCGGCTTCCTGACCTACGGGCTCCCGCTCGCGTTCGTCGCCTACTTCCCGGCGGCGGTCCTCACCGGCCACGGCCACACCACGGGCGTGCCGTACTGGCTGGCGGCGGCCTCACCGCTGCTCGGGCTGCTGGCGTACCTGGGGGCGCGGCTGCTGTGGCGGTGGAGTCTGCGGCACTACACCGGGGTCAACGGGTGAGGTTCCGGCCAGATCCGCGGATCGGGGTGAACAGGGCCGTCACGGCGAGCAGGACGCAGGTCGCTCCGGCGACCAGGGCGACCGGTGTCGTGCCCTGTTCCTCCGCGGCCCAGGTCAGCACGGCCGCGCCGATGGGCGCCGCCGCGTACTGAAGCGTCCAGAAGGCGGAGGTGACGCGGCCCAGGAGGTGTTCGGGGGTGACCTCCTGGCGCAGCGACAACGAGCAGGTGCCCGCCATGCCGACGCAGGCGAGGAAGGCGGCGCTCAGGGCCGCGACGGCCGGGACGTCGCGGGCCCAGCCGAGACCGGCGAAGGCCAGCCCGCACACCGCGACCGAGCCGGTCCACGTCGCGCCGAAACCCAGGCGGCGGCGGACCCGGGCCACGAGCAGGGCGCCGGTGATGGTGCCGAGCGCGCCGACCGCCATGACGGTGCCGACCGCTTGGTCGTCATGGCCGAGGTCGTGCTTGAGGTGGTAGATGACCAGGTCGTTCAGGCCGAGGGTGAGGAAGCTGAAGACGAAGAGGAGGGCGGTGAGCGAGCGCAGCACCGGGTGGCCGTGGAGGAAGGCGATGCCGGTGCGCAGGTCCTGCCACAGGCCCGCGCCGCGGCCCGGGTGCTCGTCCGGGGCGCGCTTGCGGAACCGTACGAAGAACAGGCACGCGGCCGACACCCCGAAGCTGGCCGCGTCCACACCGACCGCCGCGGCCGGGCCGGACCAGGCGGCGACCAGTCCCGCGCACAGCGGCCCGAGGACCCCCGCGGCGGCGGCCGTCGCGTTCAGCCGCCCGTTGGCCTCCGTGAGTCGCCCGGTGCCGACCAAACCTCGCACGACCGTGACGTAGCCGACCGCGAACAGCATCCCCACGGCCTCGCACAGCGGCAGCACCACGTACAGCAGCCAGATCTGCGGGCCGAACAGCCACACCAGCGGGATCACCCCGTACAGGCCCATGCGCACGAGGTCGCAGGCGATGAGCAGCCGGCGCCGGTCCACCCGGTCCACCACGGCCCCGGCGAACACCGCCGCCACGACCGAGGCGGCCCCGCCCACCGCCGTCAGCAGCCCCATCCGCGCGACCGACCCCGTGGCCTGAAGCACCAGCAGGGGCAGGGCGATCAGCGCGAAGGAGTCGCCGAGCACGGAGAGCGTCTGCGCGGTCCAGAAGATGCCGAAGTCCCGCTGCCGCCACAGCGGTCGGGTGCCGGGTAAGCCCTGGTCGGCGGCGTCCGGGGCGGTCCCGCCGCCGGGTTCGTCCTCACGCCGCGCCGCGCCGTACGTCATGCCCGCCTCCCCCCCCTGTCCCGGCCCCCTGGCTGCCCGGCAACCTTACGGCTCCCCCGTCGACCGAGGGTGTCGCACCCGCGCCCTCGACATCGCCGCGGGAGCGCAAGAAATCGCTACCGGCGTGCGGTGCGGACGGGGTAGCGTCCGCACCGTGAGGTGATCTCTCCCGCGGTGTCCCGGACACCGCAGACGCGAACCCGACCCGTACCCCTGACGTTCCGCGGGGAGACATCACCATGCACATCGCCTTGGGCGACACTCCTGACGACACGCTGGCCGCCTTCACCGCACGGGCGGCCGCCGATCCCGGCGTCGTCGGACTGGTCCTGAGCGGCTCCCAGGTCCACGAGGGCATGCCGACGGTCCACTCCGACTACGACCTGCATGTGATCCTGCGGGACCAGCACGCCTCGCCGATCGCCGGGTTGGACTGGTTCCGTTCCGCGCACCTGGACCTCGTGGTCATCGAGCTGGCGGAGTTCCGCACCCGCGGCATGCCCGGCCGGCCGGACCACTTCGCGCGCTACTCCTACGTCCACGCCAAGGTACTGCTCGACCGGCTCGACGGTGCCATCGCCCGGATCCTCGACGAGAAACGGACGCTGGGCGAAACCGAGGCCCGGGCCGCCGTCGACGGCTGGCTCGACGCGTACGTCAACCAGACCTACCGCTCCCTGAAGAGCTACCGCGACGGCCGCCCCGACATGGGCCACCTGGACGCCGCCGAGTCCGTCCCCTACGCGCTGGAGGTGCTCTTCGCCCTGCACCGCCGCGTCCGGCCGTACAACAAGTACCTCCGGTGGGAGCTGGAGCGGCAGCCGCTGGGCGAGCCCCGCTGGGACGCGAGCCGGCTCCTGCCGGTCGTCCGCCGCATCCTGGCCGACGGCGACCCGCCCACCCAGCGGGCCCTCTTCGCCGGCGTCGAGGAGACGGCACGGCGGGCCGGCCACGACCGGGTGCTCGACTCCTGGGGCGCGGATCTGGAGCTGCTGCGTCACCCACGTCGCCCATGAGTCACCCCGACCTCAGCGCCGGGCCAGCGCCAGCACGCTCAGACCGAACATCAGGACCCCCAGGGGCAGATGGACCGACGGGACGTGCGCGATGCCGAGCACGACCTGGACCGAGGCGAGCACGAGGAAACCCGACGCGTGCCAGACGGGCCGGGGCGAGCCGCCGCCCGGCTTCCACGCCAGTACCGCCGCGAGCAGGTACAGCATCGACGCCCCGTACATCACGCGGGCTCCGGCACTGTGCAGCGTCTCTCCGTAGGACGAGGTCAGCAGCAGTCCGGCGGAGACCGCCTGAAGGAAGATGGTCAGGGTCTGAAGGGCGATCGCGATCCGCAGGAACGCGGAGCCGCGCTGTGCGCCCGCCGTCGCCGTCGCCGTCACCTGAGTGGCCATGTCACAGTTCCCCTTGTCCGCCCTCGGGCAGTGGATCGATAAGGTCTCACCAGCCCGACGACGCGGGCCCGCGAAAGGTAAGGCGAGGGGGCGGCCGGAAGCATGGGGAGTGCCGGGGCCGGGACGGACGGGACAGCCGGAGAGCGGCGCCAACTGATGAATGTCGCTTACCGGTTGCTCGGTTCGGTGACCGAGGCCGAGGACGCCGTGCAGGACGCCTACGCACGCTGGTACGGGCTGCCCCGCAGTCGGCGGGAGGAGATCCTGTCCCCGGGCGCCTGGCTGACGACGGTCACCGGCCGCATCTGCCTGGACCTGCTCGGCTCGGCGCGGGCCCGCCGTGAACGCTATGTCGGCGCGTGGCTGCCCGAGCCGCTGCCCGACCGCACCGAGTGGGACCGCGCGGGCGGCGCCGCCCCCAACGGGCCCGCGGACCCGGCCGATCAGATCGTCCTGGACGAGTCGGTGTCCATGGCCTT from Streptomyces chartreusis NRRL 3882 harbors:
- a CDS encoding MFS transporter: MTYGAARREDEPGGGTAPDAADQGLPGTRPLWRQRDFGIFWTAQTLSVLGDSFALIALPLLVLQATGSVARMGLLTAVGGAASVVAAVFAGAVVDRVDRRRLLIACDLVRMGLYGVIPLVWLFGPQIWLLYVVLPLCEAVGMLFAVGYVTVVRGLVGTGRLTEANGRLNATAAAAGVLGPLCAGLVAAWSGPAAAVGVDAASFGVSAACLFFVRFRKRAPDEHPGRGAGLWQDLRTGIAFLHGHPVLRSLTALLFVFSFLTLGLNDLVIYHLKHDLGHDDQAVGTVMAVGALGTITGALLVARVRRRLGFGATWTGSVAVCGLAFAGLGWARDVPAVAALSAAFLACVGMAGTCSLSLRQEVTPEHLLGRVTSAFWTLQYAAAPIGAAVLTWAAEEQGTTPVALVAGATCVLLAVTALFTPIRGSGRNLTR
- a CDS encoding ABC transporter permease, whose product is MSVKALRIVWRVTALNFRAQMEYRTEFLLMIAIGAIWQVSVIVFATVLLSRFAGMGGWDSSDVLLIPATRMLAHGLFVLFLGRMHWAGRQIQEGRVDIYLMRPMPVHRQIQLAFFPTNAIGDLTVAAGLMVGALSRSDLDWTAGRITYLVAAVLGGMLLEAALFTVVASASLRFPAADMWGRWLEELLGTFGSYPLNVLPKAVGGFLTYGLPLAFVAYFPAAVLTGHGHTTGVPYWLAAASPLLGLLAYLGARLLWRWSLRHYTGVNG
- a CDS encoding ABC-2 family transporter protein, whose amino-acid sequence is MAVLHAWRAARVTPLGELSAPPRMTAVALRLAVQVVLVWSLWRGLYAQTGTTAGLSRDQAVTYAVLAVLASRLRELDQYAGRDTVLQHMHFGTIVYWYLRPLPPQRYYAVRAAGEQLYGLAWALTGYLICLAAGVVEPPRSASVAGVFVVSMLLGQWVLYYVMLVLDQLCFWTVRNTAAMLILLFAQNLLSGVYAPLWFFPDWFVTMSAFLPFQATLSVPLSLYVGRIPLSDAAFQLSVQVVWVVVLALFTRLLWRRAARRVISQGG
- a CDS encoding ABC transporter ATP-binding protein; the encoded protein is MNVAIEVRGLTRTFHTTVRRPGFLGAVRSLVNPERVAKHAVTDITFDVAPGELLALLGPNGAGKSTTIKMLTGILTPTSGEARVAGVVPYRERERNARNVGAVFGQRTQLWWDLPVRESFAILRDIYEVPKAEHAARLKEFDEILDLSSFWDTRVRHLSLGQRVRSDLAAALLHDPPVVFLDEPTIGMDVVVKEQVREFLRHQVEQRGRTVLLTTHDMTEVERLAERVVLVNHGRLVLDGTLDEIRRKFGSTWQVRATLADPHAEVVPPPGITLLRRGGAQVVFGPDGADAPTVQQALKAVIERFEVTDIALDEADLEDVMRAAYAHAGEV